DNA from candidate division WOR-3 bacterium:
GGCGAAGCAAGCCGCAGAGAACAAGACGGCCATTGACGGCCTGTTCCCGCTGCTGAGAGAACTGCGTACACGGGCCGGTCTGACCCAGCAGCAGATCGCGGAAGCGACTGGAGCGGGCGGAGCACATGGCCGCAAGCTCATCGCCAGGCTTGAGGCCGGACACGTCCAGAACCCGTCAATCAGGCTCGTGCTCAGTTACCTGTGTGCCTGCAAGGCAACTTCAGAGGACCTGACTGAGTTCCTGGACGGATACTTCGGCTCTCCGATGCCTGTGCCCACGCGACCGATCCGCGGCCCGCGCATTCCCAAACCCAGGCCGGAAGACCTGGCTCTGCTTGCCCTGCGCAAAGAAGCTGCCTGGTGGAACCTGCGCAGGGTGATCGAGGTGATGCTCCATCACGAGTTGAACGGCCTTAAGGCAAAGCCGATGAGCAAGGAGCGCAAGACCGTGGCCGACTACGGCCGCAAGGTCTTCAAGATTCTCTACCAGACAAGACAACTGCGGCCGGTACTGCGAGAGCGACGGCTGAAACGCTGCCGGGCATGGGCTGAGCGCAAGGTAGTACAGGCCGACGTCATTGATTACCTGGGTAGAGTCGTGACCGAGCTGTTCAACGACATGGAGACAAAGGGCGAGCTGGACTGGCTGCCGCCGACTGAGGAGGCGAAGCACCTGATGCTGCTCTCGCCCCGGCACAGGATTGAGACCGACTATGACCTCTGCCGTACCGAGTGGATGGCGCGGGCGGCGAAGGAGCACGAGGCCCGCGAAGAAGCGCGCAAGCCGGTCATCGAAGCGGCGCTTGCCATGCTCCGTTCATCGGGTGTGACCGGAAACCGGATTGGCAACTACCAAGGCATCATCAATGCGTTTCTGAACGTAGCCGAGGCAACGCAACCGGGCACCGCCGCCCGCGAACGGATCATTCGCGACATCGTGAGCGGTCACCAGCAGTCCTATATCGACCAAGCCCTCCTCCACCGCCTCGCCGAACTGGTCTTCTCCCTCCGCGCCTAGCCGGCACGGCGCGAGGTCGTACACCTGCCGGTGCGGCATCACTCAAGTATCGGCCAACGGTCTCACGCAAGTATCGGTTTCGAGCCGCCCGCCGAACCGGACAACGGCTACGTCCCTCGGCTTGA
Protein-coding regions in this window:
- a CDS encoding helix-turn-helix domain-containing protein, whose protein sequence is MAKQAAENKTAIDGLFPLLRELRTRAGLTQQQIAEATGAGGAHGRKLIARLEAGHVQNPSIRLVLSYLCACKATSEDLTEFLDGYFGSPMPVPTRPIRGPRIPKPRPEDLALLALRKEAAWWNLRRVIEVMLHHELNGLKAKPMSKERKTVADYGRKVFKILYQTRQLRPVLRERRLKRCRAWAERKVVQADVIDYLGRVVTELFNDMETKGELDWLPPTEEAKHLMLLSPRHRIETDYDLCRTEWMARAAKEHEAREEARKPVIEAALAMLRSSGVTGNRIGNYQGIINAFLNVAEATQPGTAARERIIRDIVSGHQQSYIDQALLHRLAELVFSLRA